Proteins co-encoded in one Streptomyces sp. JH34 genomic window:
- a CDS encoding PucR family transcriptional regulator ligand-binding domain-containing protein encodes METEGGITVRRALELPGLRGGLPEVLTCADRLDRTVRWVHAGEAPNIPALLKGGELLLTTGLGLGSHPADQRVFVRKLADRGIAALVVELGPRFGRLPSAIVEAARTAGLPLVQLHREVPFVAVTEEIHTEIVNGHYTLLQRAEEVHRRCTQAVLGGGGVPQVLGILADFAANPVFLETPDGRLLFAAGSGTGPAGADPLQVWEGLRGARTAREAPPAGAVLVEVPGGGLGAGSVRARLVLLAVSGPLVTVHRMAAERAAGILAVVLMQARQEEEVAARGRGDFLTDLAEGRIAPDDAPAQAGVLGFRPGGDPLLPVVMRLSPESAPSGSWALLARAMTEELAAVGAPVLVGVRPVEGRVPLLLALRPGTTRTALADRVAAALRSGADRAGLERAGDRTPATVVVGDAGGWASVGAGLRHAAEAATAARGLGDRPWYDARRLDIDLLLWRLRDHPDLASFVDRAIGPLLAHDRTSRPALLPTLEAYLAHAGRKAEAARDLHLNRQTLYNRLARIGELLGTDLDDPESVLALSLALRARRHAG; translated from the coding sequence GTGGAGACAGAGGGCGGGATCACCGTGCGGCGGGCACTGGAGCTGCCGGGGCTGCGCGGTGGACTCCCGGAGGTACTGACCTGCGCGGACCGTCTGGACCGTACGGTGCGCTGGGTGCACGCCGGTGAGGCGCCCAACATCCCCGCCCTCCTCAAGGGCGGGGAGTTGCTGCTCACGACCGGGCTCGGTCTCGGGTCGCACCCCGCCGACCAGCGCGTCTTCGTCCGCAAGCTGGCGGACCGGGGCATCGCCGCCCTGGTCGTGGAGCTCGGCCCGCGCTTCGGCCGGCTGCCCTCGGCGATCGTGGAGGCGGCGCGCACGGCGGGACTGCCGCTCGTCCAGCTGCACCGCGAGGTGCCGTTCGTGGCGGTGACCGAGGAGATCCACACCGAGATCGTCAACGGCCACTACACCCTCCTCCAGCGGGCCGAGGAGGTCCACCGGCGGTGCACGCAGGCGGTCCTGGGCGGCGGCGGGGTGCCGCAGGTCCTGGGCATCCTGGCGGACTTCGCCGCGAACCCGGTCTTCCTGGAGACCCCGGACGGCCGGCTGCTGTTCGCGGCGGGCAGCGGGACCGGCCCGGCGGGCGCCGATCCGCTCCAGGTCTGGGAGGGGCTGCGCGGGGCGCGCACGGCTCGTGAGGCGCCACCCGCCGGCGCGGTTCTGGTGGAGGTGCCGGGTGGCGGGCTCGGGGCGGGTTCCGTGCGGGCCCGGCTCGTGCTGCTCGCGGTGTCCGGGCCCCTGGTGACGGTGCACCGGATGGCCGCCGAGCGGGCCGCGGGCATCCTGGCGGTCGTGCTGATGCAGGCCCGGCAGGAGGAGGAGGTGGCGGCTCGGGGCCGCGGTGACTTCCTCACCGATCTCGCCGAGGGCCGGATCGCCCCGGACGACGCTCCCGCGCAGGCAGGCGTCCTGGGGTTCAGACCGGGCGGGGATCCGCTGCTCCCGGTGGTGATGCGGCTCTCCCCCGAGTCGGCGCCGTCGGGCAGTTGGGCGCTGCTGGCCCGGGCGATGACGGAGGAGCTCGCGGCGGTGGGCGCACCGGTGCTGGTGGGGGTGCGGCCCGTGGAGGGCAGGGTCCCCCTGCTGCTGGCGCTGCGGCCGGGGACCACGCGCACGGCGCTCGCGGACCGGGTCGCGGCGGCGCTGCGGAGCGGGGCCGACCGGGCGGGACTGGAACGGGCCGGGGACCGTACGCCGGCGACCGTGGTGGTCGGGGACGCGGGCGGCTGGGCGTCCGTGGGCGCCGGGCTGAGGCACGCGGCCGAGGCGGCGACGGCCGCGCGGGGGCTCGGGGACCGGCCCTGGTACGACGCACGCCGCCTGGACATCGATCTGCTGCTGTGGCGGCTGCGGGACCATCCGGACCTCGCGTCCTTCGTGGACCGGGCGATCGGCCCGCTGCTCGCGCACGACCGCACCTCGCGCCCCGCGCTGCTGCCCACGCTGGAGGCGTACCTCGCCCATGCGGGCCGCAAGGCGGAGGCCGCACGCGACCTCCATCT
- a CDS encoding FAD-binding oxidoreductase yields MTPRTSVPDAAVTGLRSGFAGEVHVPGDPGYDEARTVFNSMIDRRPAVVAQCASQADVAKALAVARDQELEVAVRGGGHSVAGMAVSEGGLVVDLRRMRAVDVDPGARSARVGGGAVMSDLDRATQPHSLATTGGRVSTTGVGGFTLGGGSGWLERAFGLACDNLLAADVVTADGTPVRASASENPELFWALHGGGGNFGVVTSLTLGLHELPEMNMVMLLFRPENGPEAVRAYRDVMESAPDAAGGGCIYITGPPEEWVPEPLVGHLVCAVLLTYAGPQAEAREVAAPLLALEHEAEVVDTIPYADLQCMLDDPPGMRNYWSAEYLDAFPDEAVAAYCAGAATMPVPTNCQHVLFPLGGAVGRGPSDYPLPWRSSPWAVHPFGVWEDEADDERVRQWVRGVRAAMTPWANGAVYLNFIGREGQERIMAGFGEQAYERLSRVKARYDPDNVFHLNHNVKPAVAMV; encoded by the coding sequence ATGACGCCCCGAACCTCCGTGCCGGATGCCGCTGTGACCGGTCTGCGTTCCGGCTTCGCCGGTGAGGTCCATGTTCCCGGCGACCCGGGTTACGACGAGGCACGTACTGTCTTCAACAGCATGATCGACCGCAGACCGGCGGTGGTGGCTCAGTGCGCGTCCCAGGCGGACGTCGCGAAGGCGCTCGCCGTGGCGCGCGACCAGGAACTGGAGGTCGCGGTGCGCGGAGGCGGCCACAGCGTCGCGGGCATGGCCGTGAGCGAGGGCGGCCTCGTGGTCGACCTGCGCCGGATGCGCGCGGTCGACGTCGATCCCGGTGCCCGGTCGGCGCGGGTCGGCGGCGGCGCCGTCATGAGCGACCTGGACCGGGCCACACAGCCCCACTCCCTGGCGACCACCGGCGGACGGGTGTCCACCACCGGCGTCGGCGGCTTCACCCTGGGCGGCGGCTCGGGCTGGCTGGAGCGCGCGTTCGGGCTGGCCTGCGACAACCTGCTGGCCGCCGACGTGGTGACCGCGGACGGCACACCCGTGCGCGCGAGCGCGTCCGAGAACCCCGAGCTGTTCTGGGCCCTGCACGGCGGCGGCGGCAACTTCGGTGTGGTCACGTCGCTGACGCTGGGCCTGCACGAACTGCCCGAGATGAACATGGTGATGCTGCTCTTCCGCCCGGAGAACGGTCCCGAAGCGGTCCGCGCCTACCGGGATGTGATGGAGTCCGCACCGGACGCCGCGGGCGGCGGCTGCATCTACATCACGGGACCGCCCGAGGAGTGGGTACCCGAGCCGCTGGTGGGCCACCTCGTGTGCGCCGTGCTGCTCACCTACGCCGGGCCGCAGGCGGAGGCACGCGAGGTGGCGGCGCCCCTGCTGGCGCTGGAGCACGAGGCGGAGGTCGTCGACACGATTCCGTACGCTGACCTGCAGTGCATGCTCGACGATCCGCCCGGCATGCGGAACTACTGGTCGGCGGAGTACCTGGACGCCTTCCCCGACGAGGCCGTGGCCGCCTACTGTGCGGGCGCGGCGACGATGCCCGTCCCCACGAACTGTCAGCACGTGCTGTTCCCGCTGGGCGGCGCGGTGGGGCGCGGACCCTCCGACTACCCGCTGCCCTGGCGCTCCTCCCCCTGGGCCGTGCACCCCTTCGGCGTCTGGGAGGACGAGGCGGACGACGAGCGGGTCAGGCAGTGGGTGCGGGGCGTGCGCGCCGCGATGACGCCGTGGGCCAACGGCGCGGTCTACCTCAACTTCATCGGCCGCGAGGGGCAGGAGCGGATCATGGCCGGGTTCGGGGAGCAGGCCTACGAGCGGCTGTCCCGCGTCAAAGCCCGGTACGACCCGGACAACGTGTTCCACCTCAATCACAACGTCAAGCCCGCGGTGGCCATGGTGTGA
- a CDS encoding DapH/DapD/GlmU-related protein, whose amino-acid sequence MSRDRLLRIHSPEFRAMSKRVLQVTELTSRLNVLPFDDEEGKAELFGRILGRPLPARVTVYPPFFTDHGLNLDLAERVFINQNCTFLDYAGIRLGERVMVGPKATFVTVGHPVDPGERRGWLSGAPIDIAENVWIGAGATILPGVSIGRDAVVAAGAVVADDVPPASLVTGGKAAVRRRW is encoded by the coding sequence ATGTCCCGCGACCGTCTCCTGCGCATCCACAGCCCGGAGTTCCGGGCCATGTCGAAGAGAGTCCTGCAGGTCACCGAGCTCACCTCCCGTCTGAACGTCCTGCCCTTCGACGACGAGGAGGGCAAGGCGGAACTGTTCGGCCGGATCCTCGGCAGGCCGCTGCCGGCCCGGGTCACGGTCTATCCGCCCTTCTTCACGGACCACGGCCTGAACCTGGACCTCGCGGAGCGTGTGTTCATCAACCAGAACTGCACGTTCCTGGACTACGCGGGCATTCGGCTCGGCGAGCGCGTGATGGTCGGGCCGAAGGCCACGTTCGTCACCGTCGGCCACCCGGTCGATCCCGGGGAGCGGCGTGGGTGGCTGAGCGGTGCGCCCATCGACATCGCGGAGAACGTGTGGATCGGCGCCGGTGCCACGATCCTTCCCGGCGTCAGCATCGGCCGTGACGCCGTGGTCGCCGCGGGCGCGGTCGTGGCCGACGACGTTCCGCCGGCGAGTCTGGTGACGGGCGGCAAGGCGGCCGTGCGGCGGCGCTGGTGA
- a CDS encoding LysR family transcriptional regulator, which produces MDTEGLRSFVRAAELGQVRRAADELGVTQQAVSKRIAALERALEVRLFVRTPRGVDLTPDGRVFLPHARSVVAGVDRAVGAVRPGSRPLRIDVLGLRSAQAAVLHDYWRSRPGTGLDVVTLRVDDPRAAAAAVEAGEVDASFRTVTGPLPHGVRMVHAFDSPLELLVGPAHPLASARELTPARLRGHRIWVPGIAPRSEWADFYDQLATAFDLRLDARGPHFGDEVLLETLARSPDVATLVGARDRYVWPAAHDLRRIPVVEPVLAYPLSLILPGANPHPALGGVIAHLKTLPSPSGRVWRPSWATTPGDTGVAHPRGAGHR; this is translated from the coding sequence GTGGACACCGAGGGATTGCGATCGTTCGTCCGGGCGGCGGAGCTCGGACAGGTGCGGCGCGCGGCCGACGAGCTGGGCGTGACGCAGCAGGCGGTCTCCAAGCGCATCGCCGCGCTGGAGCGCGCGCTGGAGGTCCGTCTGTTCGTGCGCACCCCCCGGGGGGTCGACCTGACGCCCGACGGCCGGGTGTTCCTCCCCCACGCGCGGAGCGTCGTCGCGGGTGTCGACCGGGCGGTCGGCGCGGTCAGACCGGGCTCACGGCCCCTGCGGATCGACGTGCTGGGCCTGCGGAGCGCACAGGCCGCCGTGCTGCACGACTACTGGCGGTCGCGTCCCGGGACCGGTCTGGACGTGGTGACCCTGCGGGTCGACGACCCGCGTGCGGCGGCCGCGGCCGTCGAAGCGGGTGAGGTCGACGCCTCGTTCCGCACGGTCACGGGCCCGCTGCCGCACGGGGTGCGGATGGTCCACGCGTTCGACTCCCCGCTGGAGTTGCTCGTGGGCCCGGCACATCCGCTGGCCTCCGCGCGGGAGCTGACACCCGCGCGGCTGCGCGGGCACCGGATATGGGTCCCCGGGATCGCCCCCCGGAGCGAATGGGCGGACTTCTACGATCAGCTCGCCACGGCTTTCGACCTGCGCCTCGACGCGCGGGGCCCGCACTTCGGGGACGAGGTGCTCCTGGAGACCCTCGCCCGGTCACCGGACGTGGCCACCCTCGTCGGGGCCCGCGACCGGTACGTGTGGCCGGCGGCACACGACCTGCGGCGCATCCCTGTCGTGGAGCCGGTCCTCGCGTACCCGCTCTCCCTCATCCTCCCCGGAGCGAATCCGCACCCGGCGCTCGGCGGAGTCATCGCCCATCTGAAGACCCTGCCGAGTCCCTCCGGCAGGGTCTGGCGCCCGTCCTGGGCGACGACGCCCGGCGACACCGGAGTCGCGCACCCGCGCGGGGCCGGGCACCGATGA
- a CDS encoding glycoside hydrolase family 15 protein, with protein sequence MAVRLETHVAGRIEDYALIGDMQTAALVCRDGTADWLCLPRFDSHAIFAGLLGTEEHGFWRLGPARPEGAEPPAADRRRYRGDSLVLESEWDTPRGTVRVTDFMPPRDGAPQLIRIVEGVSGRVPMRSELRMRFSYGRVTPWVHKVDGRTVAVAGPDSVWLDTDAETYGQNLTTYSDFTVAPGDRIAFTISWQPSHHEPPSVPEPESSLAATEEFWRDWVEQCTYHGPYREAVVRSLITLKALTYAPTGGIVAAPTTSLPEDIGGSRNWDYRYTWLRDAAITLSSLLRTGYREEARAWREWLLRAVAGDPENLQIMYGIAGERELGEAELDWLPGYENSAPVRVGNGAANQLQLDVYGEVTEALHLAHMTGLTRNDYAMGLQLKLIEYLEKHWEEPDEGIWEVRGPRRHFVHSKVMAWVAVDRTIKLIESGDAEGPLERWHRLRDDIHRDVCERGYDPERNTFTQSYGSRELDASLLLIPQMGFLPPDDKRVIGTIEAIQRELSTEDGFVLRYPTEGDDAGVDGLEGDEGAFLACSFWLADDLAMIGRVDEARRLFEKLLSLRNDLGLLAEEWDSRLQRQVGNFPQAFSHVPLIDTALRLTASGAYVG encoded by the coding sequence ATGGCCGTTCGACTGGAGACGCACGTGGCCGGGCGCATCGAGGATTACGCACTCATCGGAGACATGCAGACCGCAGCCCTGGTCTGCCGGGACGGCACAGCGGACTGGCTGTGCCTCCCACGTTTCGATTCACACGCGATTTTCGCCGGACTTCTCGGCACCGAGGAGCACGGCTTCTGGCGGCTGGGCCCCGCCCGTCCCGAGGGCGCGGAGCCCCCGGCCGCGGACCGGCGCCGCTACCGCGGCGACTCGCTGGTCCTCGAATCGGAGTGGGACACCCCCCGCGGCACGGTCCGCGTGACCGATTTCATGCCGCCGCGTGACGGAGCTCCCCAGCTCATCCGCATCGTGGAAGGCGTGAGCGGCCGGGTCCCGATGCGTTCGGAACTCCGGATGCGTTTCAGCTACGGACGGGTCACCCCCTGGGTGCACAAGGTCGACGGCCGTACGGTCGCCGTCGCCGGGCCCGACTCGGTGTGGCTGGACACGGACGCGGAGACGTACGGCCAGAACCTGACGACGTACTCCGACTTCACCGTGGCCCCGGGCGACCGGATCGCCTTCACCATCAGCTGGCAGCCCTCGCACCACGAGCCGCCGAGCGTGCCGGAACCCGAGTCGTCGCTGGCGGCGACGGAGGAGTTCTGGCGCGACTGGGTCGAGCAGTGCACGTACCACGGCCCCTACCGTGAGGCCGTGGTCCGCTCGCTGATCACGCTGAAGGCGCTCACCTACGCGCCGACCGGCGGCATCGTGGCGGCCCCGACCACCTCCCTCCCGGAGGACATCGGCGGGTCACGGAACTGGGACTACCGCTACACCTGGCTGCGGGACGCGGCGATCACGCTCTCCTCCCTGCTGCGCACGGGGTACCGCGAGGAGGCCCGTGCCTGGCGCGAGTGGCTGCTGCGTGCCGTCGCGGGCGACCCGGAGAACCTGCAGATCATGTACGGCATCGCGGGCGAGCGTGAGCTCGGCGAGGCGGAGCTGGACTGGCTGCCGGGTTACGAGAACTCCGCCCCTGTCCGGGTCGGCAACGGTGCGGCGAACCAGCTCCAGCTCGACGTGTACGGCGAGGTCACCGAGGCGCTCCATCTGGCGCACATGACGGGCCTGACCCGCAACGACTACGCGATGGGCCTCCAGCTCAAGCTGATCGAGTACCTGGAGAAGCACTGGGAGGAGCCGGACGAGGGCATCTGGGAGGTCCGGGGGCCGCGCCGGCACTTCGTGCACTCCAAGGTGATGGCCTGGGTCGCGGTCGACCGCACGATCAAGCTGATCGAGTCGGGGGACGCGGAAGGGCCTCTGGAGCGCTGGCACCGCCTCCGCGACGACATCCACCGGGACGTCTGCGAGCGCGGTTACGACCCGGAGCGCAACACGTTCACCCAGTCCTACGGGTCCAGGGAACTGGACGCGTCGCTCCTGCTGATCCCGCAGATGGGCTTCCTGCCCCCCGACGACAAGCGCGTCATCGGCACGATCGAGGCGATCCAGCGGGAGCTGTCCACGGAGGACGGCTTCGTCCTGCGCTACCCCACCGAGGGCGACGACGCGGGCGTGGACGGCCTGGAGGGCGACGAGGGCGCGTTCCTCGCCTGTTCGTTCTGGCTGGCGGACGACCTCGCGATGATCGGCCGGGTCGACGAGGCCCGCAGGCTCTTCGAGAAGCTGCTGTCCCTGCGCAACGACCTCGGTCTGCTGGCCGAGGAGTGGGACTCCAGGCTCCAGCGGCAGGTGGGGAACTTCCCCCAGGCGTTCAGCCACGTGCCGCTGATCGACACGGCGCTGCGGCTGACGGCCAGCGGGGCGTACGTCGGCTGA
- a CDS encoding CTP synthase — protein MQPTSTTTKHIFVTGGVASSLGKGLTASSLGALLKARGLRVTMQKLDPYLNVDPGTMNPFQHGEVFVTNDGAETDLDIGHYERFLDVDLDGSANVTTGQVYNTVIAKERRGEYLGDTVQVIPHITNEIKHRIRRMATDDVDVVITEVGGTVGDIESLPFLETVRQVRHEVGRDNVFVVHISLLPYIGPSGELKTKPTQHSVAALRNIGIQPDAIVLRADRDVPTAIKRKISLMCDVDETAVVACKDARSIYDIPKVLHTEGLDAYVVRKLDLPFRDVDWTTWDDLLDRVHNPDHEVTVALVGKYIDLPDAYLSVTEAIRAGGFANKARVKVKWVASDDCKTPAGAQKQLGDVDAVCIPGGFGERGVIGKVGAIQYARENKVPLLGLCLGLQCIVIEAARNLAGIPDANSTEFDAATGHPVISTMEEQLAYVEGAGDLGGTMRLGLYPAKLAEGSLVREAYAGEPYVEERHRHRYEVNNGYRAELEKKAGLVFSGTSPDNKLVEYVEYPREAHPYLVATQAHPELRSRPTRPHPLFAGLVKAAVERKVAARGTGADA, from the coding sequence ATGCAGCCCACATCCACGACGACCAAGCACATCTTCGTCACCGGGGGTGTCGCCTCCTCCCTCGGCAAGGGTCTGACTGCCTCCAGCCTGGGTGCCCTGCTCAAGGCACGTGGCCTCCGGGTCACCATGCAGAAGCTCGACCCCTATCTCAACGTCGACCCCGGCACGATGAATCCCTTCCAGCACGGTGAGGTGTTCGTCACCAACGACGGCGCCGAGACCGACCTGGACATCGGCCACTACGAGCGCTTCCTCGACGTCGACCTCGACGGCTCGGCCAACGTCACGACCGGCCAGGTCTACAACACGGTGATCGCCAAGGAGCGGCGCGGCGAGTACCTCGGCGACACCGTCCAGGTCATCCCGCACATCACCAACGAGATCAAGCACCGCATCCGCCGCATGGCGACCGACGACGTCGACGTCGTCATCACCGAGGTCGGCGGCACGGTCGGCGACATCGAGTCGCTCCCCTTCCTGGAGACGGTCCGCCAGGTCCGCCACGAGGTCGGCCGCGACAACGTCTTCGTCGTGCACATCTCGCTGCTGCCCTACATCGGTCCGTCCGGCGAGCTGAAGACCAAGCCCACCCAGCACTCCGTCGCCGCCCTGCGCAACATCGGCATCCAGCCGGACGCCATCGTGCTGCGCGCCGACCGCGACGTCCCGACCGCCATCAAGCGCAAGATCTCGCTGATGTGCGACGTCGACGAGACCGCCGTGGTGGCCTGCAAGGACGCCCGGTCGATCTACGACATCCCCAAGGTCCTGCACACCGAGGGCCTGGACGCCTACGTCGTCCGCAAGCTGGACCTGCCGTTCCGCGACGTCGACTGGACCACCTGGGACGACCTGCTGGACCGTGTCCACAACCCCGACCACGAGGTCACCGTCGCGCTGGTCGGCAAGTACATCGACCTGCCCGACGCCTACCTCTCGGTCACCGAGGCCATCCGTGCCGGCGGCTTCGCCAACAAGGCCCGCGTCAAGGTCAAGTGGGTCGCGTCCGACGACTGCAAGACCCCGGCCGGCGCGCAGAAGCAGCTCGGTGACGTCGACGCCGTCTGCATCCCCGGCGGCTTCGGCGAGCGCGGTGTGATCGGCAAGGTCGGCGCCATCCAGTACGCCCGCGAGAACAAGGTGCCGCTGCTCGGCCTCTGCCTCGGCCTGCAGTGCATCGTGATCGAGGCCGCGCGCAACCTCGCCGGAATCCCCGACGCCAACTCCACCGAGTTCGACGCCGCCACCGGCCACCCCGTCATCTCCACGATGGAGGAGCAGCTCGCGTACGTCGAGGGCGCGGGCGACCTGGGCGGCACCATGCGGCTCGGCCTGTACCCGGCGAAGCTCGCCGAGGGCTCGCTGGTCCGCGAGGCCTACGCCGGCGAACCGTACGTCGAGGAGCGCCACCGCCACCGCTACGAGGTCAACAACGGCTACCGCGCGGAGCTGGAGAAGAAGGCCGGACTCGTCTTCTCCGGCACCTCCCCGGACAACAAGCTCGTCGAGTACGTCGAGTACCCGCGTGAGGCCCACCCCTACCTGGTGGCCACCCAGGCGCACCCGGAGCTGCGCTCCCGCCCGACCCGCCCCCACCCGCTCTTCGCCGGCCTGGTGAAGGCCGCCGTGGAGCGCAAGGTCGCGGCGCGCGGAACGGGCGCCGACGCGTAA
- a CDS encoding NUDIX hydrolase, translated as MGFQDTPEEWQVTATVTPFTGNKTSVRTDDVVMPDGSVHSRDYQVHPGSVAVLALDADGRVLVLRQYRHPVRHKLWEIPAGLLDIPGENPLHAAQRELYEEAHVKAEDWRVLTDVYTTPGGCDEAVRIFLARDLSEAEGERFEVAEEEADMEQARVPLDELVRGVLAGDLHNNCLVVGVLSLTAVLAGDGVDSLRPAGAPWPARPFEA; from the coding sequence ATGGGTTTCCAGGACACGCCCGAGGAGTGGCAGGTCACCGCGACGGTGACCCCCTTCACCGGTAACAAGACCAGCGTCCGCACCGACGACGTCGTGATGCCCGACGGAAGCGTCCACAGTCGCGACTACCAGGTCCACCCGGGTTCGGTGGCCGTGCTCGCGCTCGACGCGGACGGCCGGGTCCTCGTGCTGCGGCAGTACCGGCACCCGGTCCGCCACAAGCTCTGGGAGATCCCTGCGGGGCTGCTCGACATCCCCGGCGAGAACCCGCTGCACGCCGCGCAGCGGGAGCTCTACGAGGAGGCCCACGTCAAGGCCGAGGACTGGCGGGTGCTGACCGACGTCTACACCACGCCCGGCGGCTGCGACGAAGCGGTACGCATCTTCCTCGCCCGGGACCTCTCCGAGGCGGAGGGCGAGCGTTTCGAGGTCGCCGAGGAGGAGGCCGACATGGAGCAGGCCCGGGTGCCCCTCGACGAGCTCGTACGCGGAGTACTGGCCGGCGATCTGCACAACAACTGCCTGGTCGTGGGCGTACTGTCGCTCACCGCGGTGCTCGCGGGCGACGGCGTGGACTCGCTCCGCCCGGCCGGGGCGCCCTGGCCGGCCCGGCCGTTCGAGGCCTGA
- a CDS encoding tetratricopeptide repeat protein produces the protein MTDQAVDTSGPAGVAGTAGAKEPPNVTPPHFYGRERELKALQEDIERAGLDTLAGRKAARARVLLIAGRPGSGRTALASELARRLAEPGDYPDGVLRVALTEPGGERVPAERTARTLLDLLSVTAPPGADEDELSEMVRDAFAARRSLILLDDAVDAEQVDPLLPDNPDCLVVATSTGPLTGIPGVRPCTLGGLDAGSAVQLLARTIGQVRITVDPRTAEALTEECGGQPAALTLVAGWLAARPGASVADVAKRLRDQPDDPEQPSGDRPLARAFRLVHDSLPPAAAGILRLLALAPAGLVDAHTASALAGCSVTAARTTLDDFVRFGLLRTNGAELPQYELPGCLAPLVRSALEERERPAEIQLARARMLERTVRRLQACRAVTDPEDSPARRRLAGLPRSLRFPHPESAAEWLRIREPALLAAARAAVRDGDLDTLARRLVAALVRALAVHRGTEEAAPVLYGLHGLVLDVAERRDLPREKAAALLNLADLDARTGRTKEALARYRAALDAGRAAKDLYATGRAMESAGGAYAELGDFNRASDWYGRALAQRLTQGERADAARLYGRLGAVHTYAGRYGEALRDWRAAAAGHRRLGDLPAQARALSEAARVQEYAGRPQESLHTCREAVDLARRADDVRLQAALELRLADTLDRLGDPAAARLHRATAERLLGEEGAAYEIRSTSSET, from the coding sequence GTGACCGATCAGGCGGTGGACACCAGCGGCCCGGCCGGAGTGGCGGGGACGGCGGGAGCCAAGGAGCCGCCGAATGTGACGCCACCTCACTTCTACGGCCGCGAACGCGAGTTGAAAGCCCTTCAGGAGGACATCGAGAGGGCGGGGCTGGACACCCTGGCCGGCCGGAAGGCCGCCCGCGCCCGGGTCCTGCTGATCGCCGGCCGGCCCGGATCCGGACGCACCGCACTCGCCTCCGAACTCGCCCGCCGACTCGCCGAACCCGGTGACTACCCCGACGGAGTCCTCCGGGTGGCGCTCACCGAGCCCGGAGGTGAGCGGGTCCCCGCGGAACGCACCGCACGCACACTCCTGGACCTGCTCTCCGTCACCGCCCCACCCGGAGCCGACGAGGACGAACTGTCCGAGATGGTCCGCGACGCGTTCGCCGCGCGGCGCTCCCTGATCCTGCTCGACGACGCCGTGGACGCCGAACAGGTCGACCCGCTGCTGCCGGACAACCCGGACTGCCTGGTCGTCGCCACCTCGACGGGTCCTCTCACCGGGATTCCCGGTGTCCGCCCGTGCACCCTCGGCGGGCTGGACGCGGGATCCGCCGTGCAGCTGCTCGCCCGCACCATCGGACAGGTCCGGATCACGGTCGATCCGCGGACCGCGGAGGCCCTCACGGAGGAGTGCGGGGGGCAGCCCGCCGCACTGACCCTGGTCGCGGGCTGGCTCGCCGCCCGTCCCGGCGCCTCGGTCGCCGATGTCGCCAAGCGGTTGCGCGACCAGCCGGACGACCCCGAACAGCCCTCCGGGGACCGGCCCCTGGCCCGGGCCTTCCGGCTGGTCCACGACTCGCTCCCGCCCGCGGCCGCCGGAATACTGCGGCTGCTCGCCCTCGCCCCCGCCGGACTGGTGGACGCCCACACCGCCTCAGCGCTGGCCGGGTGCTCGGTCACGGCCGCCCGGACGACGCTCGACGACTTCGTCCGGTTCGGACTGCTCAGGACGAACGGCGCCGAGCTGCCGCAGTACGAGCTGCCCGGCTGCCTCGCCCCGCTGGTCCGGTCGGCGCTGGAGGAGCGGGAACGGCCCGCCGAGATCCAGCTGGCCCGGGCCCGGATGCTGGAGCGGACCGTACGCCGGCTCCAGGCCTGCCGCGCGGTCACCGATCCCGAGGACTCCCCGGCTCGCCGCCGGCTCGCGGGTCTTCCGCGCTCGCTCCGCTTCCCGCATCCGGAGTCCGCCGCCGAGTGGCTGCGGATCCGTGAACCCGCCCTGCTGGCCGCCGCCCGGGCGGCGGTGCGCGACGGGGACCTGGACACCCTCGCCCGCCGGCTGGTGGCCGCGCTCGTCCGCGCCCTCGCCGTGCACCGGGGCACCGAGGAGGCCGCTCCCGTGCTGTACGGGCTGCACGGCCTGGTCCTCGACGTGGCGGAACGCCGCGACCTGCCCCGGGAGAAGGCCGCGGCCCTGCTGAACCTCGCCGATCTGGACGCCCGGACCGGCCGCACTAAGGAGGCGCTGGCCCGCTACCGGGCCGCGCTCGACGCCGGGCGCGCCGCGAAGGACCTCTACGCCACCGGCAGGGCGATGGAGTCCGCGGGCGGCGCGTACGCGGAGCTCGGGGACTTCAACCGGGCGTCCGACTGGTACGGCAGGGCGCTCGCGCAGCGGCTGACGCAGGGCGAGCGGGCCGACGCGGCGCGGCTGTACGGGCGGCTCGGAGCCGTCCACACCTACGCCGGCCGGTACGGCGAGGCCCTGCGCGACTGGCGCGCGGCGGCAGCCGGCCACCGGAGGCTCGGGGACCTGCCCGCCCAGGCGCGGGCCCTCAGTGAGGCCGCCCGGGTGCAGGAGTACGCGGGCAGGCCGCAGGAGTCGCTCCACACCTGCCGGGAGGCGGTCGACCTGGCGCGCAGGGCGGACGACGTGCGCCTCCAGGCAGCGCTGGAGCTCAGGCTGGCGGACACCCTGGACCGGCTCGGGGACCCGGCGGCGGCCCGGCTGCACCGGGCGACTGCCGAGAGGCTGCTGGGCGAGGAAGGCGCGGCCTACGAAATCCGCAGTACTTCGAGCGAAACTTAA